ACAGAACAAAATTGATGAAGCCAACGTTCGCGGTGTCACTGAATCAGTACAACACAAAATCGAAGAAGCTGACGTTAGTGGCGTGAGTGCTTCCGTCAAAAACAAAATTGATGAAGCCAACGTTCGCGGTGTCACTGAATCAGTACAACACAAAATCGAAGAAGCTGACGTTCGCGGCGTAAGCGATACCGTCAAGCACAAAATTGATGAAGCGAACGTTCGTGGCGTAACTGATTCCGTCAAAAACAAAATTGATGAAGCTAACGTTCGTGGCGTAAGTGATTCCGTCCAACACAAAATTGATGAAGCTGACGTTCGTGGCGTGAGTGATTCTGTGAAAGATTCTGTGAAAGACACCGCTAATAGTGCAAAAGGTGCGATCGCAGATAAAGCAAATCAAAATCAAACCTCAAATAATCCATCATTCCCAATTGACACTTCAGTTTCAGCCCCGATAGAAAATAGAGGCTTGTATGAAGTTGAACCTATGGCAGATGAGTCTATTGTAGAGCCGGCACTCCTTGTCGAGCCAACTCCTTACCTAGAGCCTACCCCTTTCATCGAGCCAATGCCGATCGCCGATCGCGAAATTCAACCTAACACAACTGAAGGAAAAAAACCAAAGCGCAATCAAAAGTAAGCTGAAAAACGTTAAAAATATCCGAGAAAACTGTAGCTTGGGTTTCGCGATCGCGAAACTAAACAACCAACTAATTTGATGTTGGTTTGAAGAATAAAAAAACAGGTAGGGGCGGGTTTTGCTGGTAAATTCTCTGTTTAACAGAGGCGTTATCTACTAAACCCGCCCCCTTAGTGCATTATTCTAATCCCACAATTTAGCCAGATAATCTCGCACCTCAAAAAAATCATGCCAAGGAATATAAGATTTTTGATATTCGTCTAGATATTTAGCTAGACGATCCCGTGCAAATACGATCGGCGCATAAAGTGCCATATTTAAATCCGTCAGAGAATCACCGATCGCGATCGGCTTTTCCACATCATATTCTGCAATTACCTGCACCTTCGCCACCAATTCCGTATCCCCTTCATATTTAGATATCACGTTTAAATATTCACCGCTAATATCAATATCCATCGCATGAATATTACGTACCCTATTTACCAATTCACCTAAAACAACTTCTACCATTCCCCGCAAACCACCAGAAACCACCACCAAAGGCACATTGCGATCGTCCAGAAAATCCAGCAATTCGATCAATCCCGCACGCATCGGTTGTCCTCTAGTAAATTCGATGATTTCCGAGTAGCGAGAAGATGGAATTGTTGCCATAATTTGCCGCACCCCATCTCTCAAACTTAGCTTTCTGGCATACATTTGGGGTATCAACTGCTCCGAAACTTCCGGTGCAAAATGCCTGAG
This DNA window, taken from Leptolyngbyaceae cyanobacterium, encodes the following:
- a CDS encoding HAD-IB family phosphatase; translated protein: MKTIVFCDFDGTITVKETFEAMLRHFAPEVSEQLIPQMYARKLSLRDGVRQIMATIPSSRYSEIIEFTRGQPMRAGLIELLDFLDDRNVPLVVVSGGLRGMVEVVLGELVNRVRNIHAMDIDISGEYLNVISKYEGDTELVAKVQVIAEYDVEKPIAIGDSLTDLNMALYAPIVFARDRLAKYLDEYQKSYIPWHDFFEVRDYLAKLWD